From a single Paenibacillus sp. FSL W8-0426 genomic region:
- the groES gene encoding co-chaperone GroES, whose product MIRPLGERVLVEPLEQEQTTSFGIVLPDSAKEKPQEGKVIAVGSGALKDGVRVALEVKEGDRVIFSKYAGTEIKYEGKEYLIMKESDIHAILD is encoded by the coding sequence ATGATCAGACCTTTAGGTGAACGCGTATTGGTAGAACCATTGGAGCAAGAGCAAACGACTTCTTTCGGGATCGTACTTCCGGACTCCGCGAAGGAAAAACCGCAAGAGGGTAAAGTAATCGCTGTTGGTTCCGGTGCGTTGAAAGACGGAGTGCGCGTAGCTCTGGAAGTAAAAGAAGGAGATCGCGTAATCTTCTCCAAATATGCCGGAACAGAGATCAAATACGAAGGTAAAGAATATTTGATTATGAAAGAGAGCGATATCCACGCGATTCTCGACTAA
- the groL gene encoding chaperonin GroEL (60 kDa chaperone family; promotes refolding of misfolded polypeptides especially under stressful conditions; forms two stacked rings of heptamers to form a barrel-shaped 14mer; ends can be capped by GroES; misfolded proteins enter the barrel where they are refolded when GroES binds): MAKDIKFSEDARRSMLRGVDALANAVKVTLGPKGRNVVLEKKFGSPLITNDGVTIAKEIELEDAFENMGAQLVKEVATKTNDVAGDGTTTATVLAQALITEGLKNVTAGASPIGIRKGIDKAVKAAVAELQSISKPVEGKQSIAQVAAISAADEEVGELIAEAMEKVGKDGVITVEESRGFATELEVVEGMQFDRGYISPYMITDTDKMEAVLDNPYILITDKKISSTQDILPLLEKIVQQGKPLVLIAEDIEGEALAMLVVNKLRGTFNAVAVKAPGFGDRRKAMLQDIAALTGGQVITEELGLDLKTASVDQLGTARQIRVTKENTIVVDGAGNKADIDARVSQIRTQLEETTSEFDKEKLQERLAKLSGGVAVIKVGAATETELKERKLRIEDALNATRAAVEEGIVSGGGTALLNVYNAVAAVSLSGDEQTGVNIVLKALEAPIRTIAANAGEEGSVIVERLKKEQVGVGYNAATGEWVNMIEAGIVDPAKVTRSALQNAASVAAMFLTTEAVIADKPEPAGAAGAPDMGGMGGMGGMM, encoded by the coding sequence ATGGCTAAAGACATTAAATTCAGTGAAGACGCTCGTCGCTCCATGCTTCGTGGTGTGGATGCATTGGCTAACGCAGTGAAAGTAACCCTCGGTCCTAAAGGCCGTAACGTGGTTCTGGAGAAAAAATTCGGAAGCCCGCTCATCACCAATGACGGCGTAACGATCGCAAAAGAAATCGAACTGGAAGACGCATTCGAAAACATGGGTGCTCAACTGGTTAAAGAAGTAGCAACCAAAACAAACGACGTTGCCGGTGACGGTACGACGACTGCAACTGTATTGGCTCAAGCGCTGATCACAGAAGGTCTGAAAAACGTAACTGCTGGCGCCAGCCCGATCGGTATCCGCAAAGGGATCGACAAAGCGGTTAAAGCGGCTGTTGCCGAACTGCAATCCATCTCCAAACCGGTTGAAGGCAAACAATCCATTGCTCAAGTTGCTGCGATCTCCGCTGCTGACGAAGAAGTTGGCGAACTGATCGCCGAAGCGATGGAAAAAGTGGGCAAAGACGGCGTTATCACTGTTGAAGAGTCCCGCGGATTCGCGACAGAGCTGGAAGTGGTTGAAGGTATGCAATTCGACCGCGGTTACATCTCCCCTTACATGATCACAGATACGGACAAAATGGAAGCTGTTTTGGATAACCCGTACATCCTGATCACGGACAAAAAAATCTCCAGCACACAGGACATCCTGCCATTGCTCGAGAAAATCGTTCAACAAGGCAAACCGCTCGTTCTGATCGCTGAAGACATCGAAGGCGAAGCGTTGGCGATGCTGGTGGTGAACAAACTGCGTGGAACATTCAACGCGGTTGCCGTTAAAGCTCCTGGCTTTGGTGACCGTCGTAAAGCCATGCTGCAAGATATCGCAGCTCTGACTGGCGGTCAAGTGATCACGGAAGAACTGGGTCTGGACCTGAAAACCGCTTCGGTGGATCAACTGGGTACAGCTCGTCAAATCCGCGTAACGAAAGAAAACACAATCGTTGTTGATGGCGCTGGTAACAAAGCGGACATCGATGCACGCGTGAGCCAAATCCGTACGCAACTGGAAGAAACCACTTCCGAGTTCGACAAAGAGAAACTGCAAGAGCGTCTGGCTAAACTGTCCGGCGGCGTAGCAGTAATCAAAGTTGGTGCGGCTACTGAAACAGAATTGAAAGAACGCAAACTGCGCATCGAAGATGCCCTGAACGCAACTCGCGCTGCGGTTGAAGAAGGGATCGTATCCGGTGGTGGTACTGCGCTCCTGAACGTATACAATGCGGTTGCGGCAGTAAGCCTGTCCGGCGACGAGCAAACCGGCGTAAACATCGTGCTGAAAGCACTGGAAGCGCCAATCCGTACAATCGCTGCGAACGCTGGCGAAGAAGGTTCCGTCATCGTTGAGCGTCTGAAAAAAGAGCAAGTTGGCGTAGGTTACAACGCGGCAACTGGCGAGTGGGTGAACATGATCGAAGCAGGTATCGTTGACCCTGCGAAGGTTACTCGTTCCGCACTGCAAAACGCTGCATCCGTAGCGGCTATGTTCTTGACGACAGAAGCGGTGATCGCTGACAAGCCAGAACCAGCTGGCGCTGCCGGTGCTCCTGACATGGGCGGCATGGGCGGAATGGGCGGCATGATGTAA
- a CDS encoding MFS transporter, producing MNTQRWKRSFFTIWAGQAISLITSAALQMAIIWYLTDTTGSAMVLAIATMVGFLPQAILGTMIGVLVDRWNRKLVMIGADLMVAAAGVALAVVALTIELPIWVVMLVLLIRSIGTAFHTPALSAVTPLLVPEDQLTKCAGYSQSVQSASYIISPAIGAFLYSTWELNAIILIDVLGALIACTTVAVVTIPNQKLQAESATSNFFEEVKDGYRVLRESKGLFALLWIGALYAFVFMPINALFPLMSMSYFKGTATHASIVEIAFAAGMLVGGLLLGAWGGFKNRALSIVFSISLMGSALFISGLLPINGYLVFVLCSVLMGLSSPFYNGVQMALIQEKIQPEYLGRVFGLLGSLVSFAMPIGLIVSGIFADRVGINMWFLLSGVVIIGIAILCASLPSIRELDKKAERD from the coding sequence ATGAATACACAAAGATGGAAACGTAGTTTCTTTACGATATGGGCCGGCCAGGCCATTTCACTCATTACAAGCGCCGCCCTGCAAATGGCAATTATTTGGTATCTTACAGACACGACAGGATCTGCAATGGTGCTCGCTATTGCAACTATGGTAGGGTTTTTGCCTCAAGCTATCTTGGGTACCATGATCGGAGTATTGGTTGACCGTTGGAATCGAAAGCTGGTCATGATCGGAGCAGACCTTATGGTTGCTGCCGCAGGTGTGGCCTTGGCAGTGGTCGCACTTACAATCGAGCTACCAATATGGGTAGTAATGCTCGTCTTATTAATTCGTAGTATTGGTACCGCATTTCACACACCTGCTTTGAGTGCAGTGACGCCGTTGTTGGTTCCAGAGGATCAACTGACGAAGTGCGCGGGATACAGCCAATCGGTACAGTCGGCAAGCTATATTATCAGCCCTGCAATCGGAGCTTTTCTATATTCGACATGGGAGCTGAATGCCATTATTCTCATCGATGTGTTGGGTGCATTGATCGCTTGCACCACGGTGGCGGTCGTGACTATACCTAATCAAAAGCTGCAAGCAGAAAGTGCCACAAGCAACTTTTTTGAAGAAGTCAAAGATGGCTATCGTGTACTAAGAGAATCGAAGGGATTATTCGCATTGCTTTGGATCGGTGCGCTGTATGCATTTGTCTTTATGCCAATCAATGCCTTGTTCCCATTAATGAGCATGAGCTATTTCAAAGGCACGGCCACCCATGCTTCTATTGTGGAAATCGCCTTCGCAGCAGGCATGCTGGTAGGCGGCTTGTTGCTTGGGGCATGGGGCGGATTCAAAAACCGTGCGCTGAGCATCGTGTTTTCCATTTCATTAATGGGGAGTGCCTTATTCATTTCTGGCCTATTGCCGATCAATGGCTATCTCGTTTTTGTTCTATGCAGTGTCTTGATGGGCTTATCCAGTCCGTTCTATAACGGTGTACAGATGGCGCTCATACAGGAGAAGATTCAACCTGAGTATTTAGGGCGGGTATTTGGCCTGCTGGGTAGCCTAGTATCCTTTGCCATGCCGATCGGATTGATCGTGTCCGGTATTTTCGCGGATCGAGTTGGCATTAACATGTGGTTTCTGTTATCGGGGGTTGTCATCATCGGAATTGCCATACTATGTGCATCTCTTCCCTCCATCCGAGAATTAGACAAAAAAGCTGAAAGGGACTAA
- a CDS encoding DinB family protein, producing the protein MSGTFQVRDHLLRELELGIRTGASLIRLIRPEDWAYRPQDNMRSLVELVHHFVQITASDLAIMQEKSESEVGEVENRLSGMQDVEKVEAALWGNFEAYKDYIVSLSEEDYLNRSTKAFYMEHGHLQAQWQIETLTHVFHHRSQLYNYLKQLGHELNFFMLYA; encoded by the coding sequence ATGAGTGGAACGTTTCAAGTAAGGGATCATTTGTTGCGAGAATTGGAGTTAGGCATCAGAACAGGAGCGTCGCTGATTCGTTTGATTCGTCCCGAGGATTGGGCGTACCGTCCACAGGATAATATGCGCTCCTTGGTCGAGTTGGTTCACCATTTTGTGCAAATCACCGCATCCGATCTGGCAATCATGCAGGAAAAGTCCGAATCCGAGGTAGGAGAGGTCGAGAATCGGCTGTCCGGTATGCAGGACGTTGAAAAGGTTGAAGCGGCGTTGTGGGGGAATTTCGAGGCGTACAAGGATTACATCGTTTCGCTAAGCGAAGAGGATTACCTCAATCGTTCCACGAAAGCATTCTACATGGAGCATGGGCACCTTCAAGCCCAATGGCAGATTGAGACGTTGACTCATGTGTTTCATCACCGTTCACAGTTGTACAACTATTTGAAACAGCTTGGACACGAATTGAACTTCTTCATGCTGTATGCCTAA
- a CDS encoding GNAT family N-acetyltransferase encodes MERTVFLETERLAFSTWTREDYALAASLWEDPEVGKWISSKGYLSEDEVEARLEQEVKREQELGIQYWPIFEKESGQFVGCCGLRPYKDRERVFELGFHLTRDQWGKGYATEAARAVIDYAFTQKGAEALFAGHHPANDGSGKVLRKLGFTYQGEEFYEPTGKMHPSYILLNSDKQSERVGDRGRVGYS; translated from the coding sequence ATGGAACGTACTGTTTTTCTTGAAACGGAACGCTTGGCGTTCTCGACCTGGACCAGAGAGGATTATGCGCTCGCCGCATCGTTATGGGAAGATCCGGAAGTGGGCAAATGGATCAGCAGCAAAGGTTATTTAAGCGAGGATGAGGTGGAGGCACGCCTCGAACAGGAAGTAAAACGCGAACAGGAGCTGGGGATACAATATTGGCCCATCTTCGAGAAAGAATCAGGCCAGTTTGTAGGGTGCTGCGGCCTTCGTCCGTATAAAGATCGAGAGCGGGTATTCGAGCTTGGTTTTCATCTAACCCGGGATCAATGGGGAAAAGGCTACGCCACGGAAGCGGCCAGGGCGGTGATTGACTATGCCTTCACGCAAAAGGGGGCAGAAGCGTTATTTGCCGGTCATCATCCGGCTAACGACGGTTCCGGGAAGGTGCTTCGCAAACTTGGCTTCACTTACCAGGGCGAGGAATTTTATGAGCCGACGGGCAAGATGCACCCTTCATACATCTTGTTGAACAGCGATAAGCAATCTGAACGGGTTGGAGATCGTGGCCGGGTGGGTTATAGTTAA
- the rhaD gene encoding rhamnulose-1-phosphate aldolase: MNMIFKHDPAQVAGWDIPFVREMAEITQHMWKNGWDERNGGNVSYLLDEEEVARYVDIHQVLRTIKPAFSVEELAGKYFIVTASGKYFKNVLADPESNLGLLRVSQDGQQLEVLWGFKSGANPTSELPTHFMSHIERLKADPNHRVVMHNHATNVLAMTFIHELDESRFTRTLWQMCTECVVVFPDGVGIIPWMVPGSNEIGQATAEKMKQFHAVIWPQHGIFGTGTTIDEAFGLIETIEKAAQVYMLVAGHEIKQRITDEQLANLAKAFGVTPRPGILNVAL, encoded by the coding sequence ATGAACATGATCTTTAAGCATGACCCCGCGCAAGTTGCCGGCTGGGACATTCCATTTGTCCGCGAAATGGCGGAAATTACGCAGCATATGTGGAAAAACGGCTGGGATGAACGCAATGGGGGCAATGTCAGCTATTTACTTGATGAGGAAGAAGTAGCCAGGTATGTCGATATCCATCAGGTGCTTCGCACGATCAAACCGGCTTTTTCGGTCGAAGAATTGGCAGGAAAATATTTTATCGTTACCGCTTCGGGCAAATATTTCAAAAACGTGCTTGCCGATCCCGAAAGCAATCTTGGACTGCTGCGCGTATCGCAGGATGGACAGCAGCTGGAAGTGCTGTGGGGCTTCAAGTCAGGAGCAAACCCGACGAGCGAATTGCCGACGCACTTTATGAGCCATATCGAGAGATTGAAGGCAGACCCGAATCATCGGGTCGTCATGCACAACCATGCAACCAACGTGCTTGCAATGACTTTTATCCATGAGCTTGACGAGAGCCGATTCACCAGAACGCTGTGGCAGATGTGTACCGAATGTGTGGTGGTATTCCCGGATGGCGTCGGCATCATCCCTTGGATGGTACCTGGTTCGAACGAGATCGGCCAGGCGACTGCGGAAAAAATGAAACAATTTCACGCCGTCATTTGGCCGCAGCATGGCATCTTTGGTACAGGCACAACGATTGACGAAGCGTTTGGTTTGATTGAAACGATCGAGAAGGCGGCACAGGTATACATGCTTGTCGCAGGCCATGAGATCAAACAACGCATCACGGATGAACAGCTTGCCAACCTTGCGAAGGCTTTTGGGGTTACGCCTCGGCCGGGCATTTTGAATGTGGCCCTGTAA
- a CDS encoding APC family permease, whose translation MFGKMKRVLIGKPMKSTELDAEKLGKWKALAILSSDALSSVAYGTEQILLVLIAAGFAALWYSVPISLAVLGLLVILIFSYRQTIFAYPTGGGAYIVAKDNLGTTPSLIAGGSLLVDYILTVAVSSSAGTDAITSAFPALHDYSVIIALVMILFLTIMNLRGVTESASVLAIPIYLFIFSIAILIISGGIKYFTGGVHAAAPEFGNTLSHVSLFLLLKAFSSGCSALTGVEAVSNAIPNFKQPAEKNAAGTLMLMGCILGAMFIGITLLAFAYGVKPDPKATVISQIAESTFGRGTMYFIIQGVTALILFLAANTAYSAFPLLSFMMAKDKYMPHAFMVRGDRLGFSNGIIFLSVMSALLVVGFKGNTESLIPLYAVGVFIPFTLSQLGMMIRWIKVKPKGWGVKLLVNTIGMLTTLSITLIFIFTKFTQTWFIFIFLPLVVYVFMRIHRHYCNIADELRINIAEEKPIPKGNTIVIPVAGITRVVMNTISYAKTMSDNVVALYIGFDDEAIRKMERKWEEWNPGVRLVVVKSRYRSIMGPLKKFIDTVEWKTAETDHITILIPQFITKHWWQNVLHNQTSFMIRAYLINYKDVIVTTVPYHLHR comes from the coding sequence ATGTTTGGCAAAATGAAAAGAGTCCTGATCGGCAAACCGATGAAATCCACTGAATTGGATGCGGAAAAGCTCGGGAAATGGAAGGCGCTCGCCATCCTTTCCTCCGATGCGCTGTCTTCCGTAGCCTACGGCACGGAACAGATTTTGCTGGTGTTGATTGCGGCCGGATTCGCCGCCTTATGGTATTCGGTGCCTATTTCCCTGGCTGTTCTCGGACTGCTCGTCATATTGATTTTTTCATATCGCCAAACCATATTTGCATATCCAACGGGCGGCGGCGCCTATATTGTGGCCAAGGATAATCTGGGCACAACGCCGAGCCTGATTGCAGGGGGATCGCTGCTTGTCGATTACATCCTGACGGTGGCCGTCAGCTCGTCCGCAGGCACGGACGCCATTACGTCGGCATTTCCTGCGCTGCATGATTACAGCGTGATCATCGCGCTGGTCATGATTTTGTTTTTGACGATCATGAATTTGCGCGGGGTTACGGAATCGGCCTCGGTACTGGCGATCCCGATCTATCTGTTTATTTTCTCCATCGCGATATTGATCATCTCGGGGGGCATCAAATATTTTACGGGCGGGGTTCATGCGGCCGCTCCCGAGTTTGGAAACACGTTATCCCATGTGAGCCTGTTTCTGCTGCTGAAGGCGTTCAGCTCGGGCTGCTCAGCCTTGACCGGCGTGGAGGCAGTCAGCAATGCCATCCCGAACTTCAAACAGCCTGCCGAGAAGAACGCCGCCGGCACGCTTATGCTTATGGGATGTATACTGGGGGCCATGTTCATTGGCATCACCTTGCTAGCTTTTGCTTACGGAGTGAAGCCTGACCCCAAAGCAACGGTTATTTCCCAAATCGCCGAATCTACATTTGGACGGGGAACGATGTATTTTATCATTCAGGGTGTGACTGCGCTCATCTTGTTCCTGGCGGCGAATACGGCATATTCCGCTTTTCCGCTGCTGTCCTTCATGATGGCCAAGGATAAATATATGCCGCATGCGTTCATGGTCCGGGGCGACCGGTTGGGCTTTTCGAACGGCATCATTTTTCTCAGCGTCATGTCCGCCTTGCTCGTCGTTGGGTTCAAAGGCAACACGGAAAGCCTGATTCCGCTGTATGCGGTCGGCGTATTCATTCCGTTTACGCTGTCGCAGCTTGGCATGATGATCCGCTGGATCAAAGTCAAACCAAAGGGCTGGGGCGTCAAACTACTGGTCAATACGATCGGCATGCTGACCACGCTTTCCATCACGCTGATTTTTATTTTCACCAAATTCACGCAAACCTGGTTCATCTTCATTTTCCTGCCCCTGGTGGTGTACGTGTTCATGCGCATTCATCGCCACTATTGCAACATTGCGGACGAATTGCGAATCAACATTGCGGAGGAGAAACCGATCCCGAAAGGTAACACCATCGTGATTCCGGTAGCCGGCATTACGCGCGTGGTCATGAACACGATTAGTTACGCAAAGACGATGTCGGATAACGTGGTGGCGCTGTACATTGGCTTTGACGATGAAGCGATTCGCAAAATGGAGCGGAAGTGGGAAGAATGGAACCCCGGCGTACGGTTGGTCGTGGTCAAATCCAGATATCGCAGCATCATGGGCCCGCTTAAAAAATTCATTGATACGGTGGAATGGAAAACGGCAGAAACGGACCACATCACCATTCTGATCCCGCAATTCATTACAAAGCATTGGTGGCAAAACGTGCTTCACAACCAGACCAGTTTCATGATTCGCGCATACCTGATTAATTACAAGGATGTGATCGTAACGACAGTGCCATATCATCTTCATCGATAA
- a CDS encoding sugar ABC transporter permease — MSELDKRISLPTSRARVSEAAEQRRTASLRVQRLRENMLAYGFLAPSLLLFAVFLFYPMFKSVYLSLHSTDPTGQIAAFVGLDNFKAVFQSGLFFQGMKVTLLFVLLTVPTGIFAALVLAALTHNRFKGMRMFQFVFSLPVVLSVGSSAVIWKFLFHPTLGMLNYLLGKAGIEPIPWLTSPDWALFSISIMTIWMNLGFNYIIISSGLQGIPDEIYESAKIDGAGALLTFRKISMPLLSPTLFFVTVVSMIGAFQSFGQINILTRGGPMDSTNVFVYSIYQEAFINFRFGTGSAQALILFAVIMLLTLIQFKWVERKVHYQ; from the coding sequence ATGAGTGAGCTTGACAAACGGATCAGCTTGCCAACGTCCAGAGCACGCGTTTCCGAGGCAGCAGAACAGCGGCGCACGGCTTCGCTCCGCGTGCAACGACTGCGTGAGAACATGCTGGCTTATGGTTTCTTGGCGCCATCGCTGCTTCTGTTTGCGGTGTTTCTGTTTTATCCGATGTTCAAGTCCGTGTATTTGAGCCTTCATTCCACGGATCCGACCGGGCAGATTGCAGCATTTGTCGGGTTGGACAACTTCAAGGCCGTGTTTCAGTCGGGATTGTTCTTTCAAGGAATGAAAGTAACGCTGTTGTTTGTTCTGTTGACCGTACCGACAGGCATTTTTGCTGCACTTGTTCTGGCGGCTCTTACGCACAACCGCTTTAAGGGCATGCGCATGTTTCAATTCGTTTTTTCACTCCCGGTAGTACTGTCCGTAGGTTCGTCTGCGGTCATCTGGAAGTTTCTGTTTCACCCGACGCTTGGCATGCTTAACTACCTTCTTGGCAAGGCAGGCATCGAACCGATTCCGTGGTTAACCAGCCCGGACTGGGCGTTGTTCTCCATTTCCATCATGACCATCTGGATGAACCTGGGCTTCAACTACATTATCATTTCCAGCGGATTGCAGGGCATTCCGGACGAGATCTACGAAAGCGCCAAGATCGATGGGGCCGGAGCGCTGCTCACGTTTAGGAAAATATCGATGCCGCTGCTGTCGCCCACGCTGTTTTTCGTGACTGTAGTATCGATGATCGGTGCGTTCCAATCGTTTGGCCAGATCAACATTCTGACCCGTGGCGGTCCGATGGACAGTACCAACGTATTCGTATATTCGATTTATCAAGAAGCCTTTATCAATTTCCGTTTCGGGACAGGCAGTGCTCAAGCGCTCATTTTGTTTGCCGTGATCATGCTGCTGACGCTGATCCAGTTCAAGTGGGTGGAAAGGAAGGTGCATTACCAATGA
- a CDS encoding carbohydrate ABC transporter permease translates to MKASWTTRTLLYIVLTICAALVLYPVMYTFFMAIMSPEDASAYPPHIIPQSVDLSSFAEVFEIVPIGSFIGNTFLVSGVTMLGQLVTASMAAYAFAKMQFRGKNIMFSLFVATMMIPWEVTMIPNYLTVRSWGWLDSYQGLTVPFLATAFGTFLLRQFFMQLPKELFEAARIDGCGHVRYFISHVLPLSRPALGTLAIYSFLNMYNSYLWPLLVTNTPEMRTAQIGISMLEFQESTSWNLVFAGTALVILPSLLLLIFGLKQLVRGMAAGALKG, encoded by the coding sequence ATGAAAGCGTCGTGGACGACCAGAACGCTGCTGTACATCGTGTTGACCATCTGCGCTGCGTTGGTGCTGTATCCCGTCATGTACACCTTTTTCATGGCCATCATGAGCCCGGAGGATGCCAGTGCGTATCCGCCGCACATCATTCCGCAATCTGTGGATTTGTCCAGTTTCGCCGAAGTGTTCGAGATCGTGCCGATCGGTTCGTTTATCGGAAACACGTTTCTCGTCTCCGGCGTTACGATGCTGGGACAGCTCGTTACGGCGAGCATGGCGGCTTATGCTTTTGCCAAAATGCAATTCAGGGGCAAAAACATCATGTTCAGCCTGTTCGTGGCCACCATGATGATTCCGTGGGAAGTGACGATGATCCCCAACTATCTGACGGTCCGCAGCTGGGGCTGGCTGGATTCGTACCAAGGATTGACCGTGCCGTTTCTGGCTACGGCGTTTGGCACGTTTCTGCTCAGACAGTTTTTCATGCAGCTGCCGAAAGAATTGTTCGAAGCGGCCAGAATCGATGGCTGCGGCCATGTTCGTTATTTCATTTCCCATGTGCTTCCCTTATCGCGTCCGGCACTTGGCACCCTGGCGATCTACTCGTTTCTGAACATGTATAACTCGTATTTGTGGCCATTGCTTGTCACGAACACTCCGGAAATGCGCACCGCGCAAATCGGGATCTCCATGCTGGAATTTCAGGAATCGACGTCATGGAATCTGGTGTTTGCAGGAACGGCATTGGTCATTCTCCCATCGTTATTGCTGTTGATTTTTGGCTTGAAGCAGCTGGTACGCGGAATGGCCGCCGGTGCGCTCAAGGGTTAA
- a CDS encoding ABC transporter substrate-binding protein gives MNKNVRMKKRGTFALMLAALMLVISACGGKTDTATTSGGAQVDTAAASNNEPIQLTWWHSMSGSGEKAINQLASDFNASHPDIQVKAIYQGKYDESLNKLKASMGSDSGPDIIQVYEIGSKFMIDSGMITPVQQFIDKENFDLSKLEPNIIRYYTIDGKLNAMPFNTSNPILYYNKDAFKAAGLDPENPPKTYEEFEQAAKALSQNGKPGASMAIYGWFMEQYFANQNADYVNNGNGRTEAATESLLNSEAGVKTLTWWKKMIDDKTLANLGRNTDDTSAAFAAEQIGMTLDSTASLRGIVEKVGGKFELGTGFLPRPSDVKEGGVVVGGASLYIMNNKSEAQQQAAWEFIKYLATPEVQANWSVATGYFPITTAAYDQQVLKDNMAKYPQFQTAVDQLHASVDSTATSGAVMGVFPEARQIVEGAIEAVLNGQGTPQEALDTAAKQITEKIAQYNATVKK, from the coding sequence ATGAACAAGAACGTACGTATGAAAAAAAGAGGAACGTTTGCACTCATGCTTGCAGCACTCATGTTGGTCATTTCCGCATGCGGAGGAAAAACGGATACGGCCACTACGTCCGGAGGTGCCCAAGTAGATACGGCTGCGGCATCTAACAACGAGCCGATTCAATTGACCTGGTGGCATTCCATGTCGGGATCAGGGGAGAAGGCGATCAACCAGCTTGCCTCCGATTTCAACGCCAGCCATCCGGACATTCAGGTCAAAGCGATCTATCAGGGCAAATACGACGAAAGCTTGAACAAACTCAAAGCGTCGATGGGATCGGACAGCGGTCCGGACATTATCCAGGTGTATGAAATCGGCAGCAAATTCATGATCGATTCCGGCATGATCACGCCGGTGCAGCAGTTCATCGACAAGGAAAACTTCGATCTGTCCAAGCTGGAACCCAATATTATTCGCTATTACACCATCGATGGCAAGTTGAATGCGATGCCGTTTAATACGTCCAACCCGATTCTGTATTACAACAAGGATGCCTTCAAAGCAGCCGGACTGGACCCGGAAAACCCGCCAAAAACATACGAAGAGTTCGAACAAGCGGCCAAAGCGCTGTCCCAGAACGGCAAGCCCGGAGCTTCCATGGCGATCTACGGCTGGTTCATGGAGCAGTATTTTGCCAACCAGAATGCAGATTATGTTAACAACGGCAACGGAAGAACCGAAGCGGCGACCGAATCTTTGCTGAATTCCGAAGCTGGCGTGAAAACATTGACGTGGTGGAAAAAAATGATCGACGACAAAACGCTGGCCAACCTCGGACGCAACACGGATGATACGTCAGCGGCCTTTGCCGCGGAGCAGATCGGCATGACGCTGGACTCAACGGCTTCCTTGCGTGGTATTGTGGAGAAGGTTGGAGGCAAATTTGAACTGGGAACAGGATTCCTGCCGCGCCCATCTGATGTAAAAGAAGGCGGCGTTGTCGTTGGCGGAGCCAGCCTGTACATCATGAACAACAAATCCGAAGCCCAGCAGCAAGCGGCATGGGAGTTCATCAAGTATTTGGCAACACCTGAAGTGCAAGCGAACTGGAGTGTGGCGACAGGATACTTCCCTATTACGACAGCAGCCTACGACCAGCAAGTATTAAAGGATAATATGGCGAAGTACCCGCAATTCCAGACAGCAGTCGACCAACTTCACGCTTCCGTGGATTCGACGGCAACTTCCGGCGCGGTGATGGGCGTTTTCCCCGAAGCCCGTCAAATTGTCGAAGGCGCGATCGAAGCCGTGTTGAACGGTCAAGGCACACCTCAGGAAGCATTGGATACGGCGGCGAAGCAGATTACGGAGAAGATTGCACAGTACAACGCAACGGTGAAAAAATAA